One region of Streptomyces rishiriensis genomic DNA includes:
- a CDS encoding beta-ketoacyl synthase N-terminal-like domain-containing protein — protein MCITGMGWTTALGDGLDEVWQQLTSGRVGIRESAGDGRPPAALLTEGGPAGPPSERQISLAVATAAAALRDAGCPAWDVDTLVLGSSLGPHLDDAAEISPHTLTSAVAAQLGVAGSASVSTACSSGADAVLAGAALLTGGEAERCLCGGIDLLTDGKLLGHRALGTLSASGTVRPFDTDRDGTLFGEGAGFLLLETRASATARGARILGELRGWGASNDGTGPTAPDESGAGAVLAVRRALARAGADPRDIAVINAHGTGTRANDTAEAACYATVFGAQSEAVVFATKPAFGHTLGATGALEAIALLLALRHGTVPPLPHTRTVMPELTLPLATDGPRKFTGSLGISLTLGFGGFNTCLLLSAGERRTVTGGTA, from the coding sequence GTGTGCATCACCGGAATGGGCTGGACCACAGCACTGGGTGACGGCCTCGACGAGGTGTGGCAGCAGCTGACGAGTGGTCGCGTCGGCATCCGGGAGTCGGCGGGTGACGGTCGTCCGCCCGCCGCCCTGCTGACGGAGGGCGGGCCGGCCGGGCCTCCGTCCGAGCGGCAGATCTCGCTCGCGGTGGCCACCGCTGCCGCCGCCCTGCGCGACGCCGGCTGCCCGGCCTGGGACGTCGACACACTGGTGCTCGGCAGCAGCCTCGGCCCGCACCTGGACGACGCCGCCGAGATCTCGCCGCACACCCTGACGTCCGCCGTCGCCGCACAGCTGGGAGTGGCCGGGTCCGCCTCGGTGAGCACCGCCTGCTCCTCCGGCGCCGACGCCGTCCTGGCCGGCGCGGCCCTGCTCACCGGCGGCGAGGCGGAACGCTGTCTGTGCGGTGGCATCGACCTGCTCACCGACGGCAAGCTGCTCGGACACCGGGCGCTCGGCACCCTGTCGGCGTCCGGCACCGTCCGCCCCTTCGACACCGACCGTGACGGCACCCTCTTCGGCGAGGGCGCCGGCTTCCTGCTGCTGGAGACCCGGGCCTCGGCGACGGCGCGCGGCGCGCGGATCCTGGGCGAGCTGCGCGGCTGGGGCGCGTCCAACGACGGCACGGGCCCGACCGCCCCCGACGAGAGCGGGGCCGGCGCGGTCCTCGCCGTCCGGCGCGCCCTGGCCAGGGCCGGGGCCGACCCCCGGGACATCGCGGTGATCAACGCCCACGGGACCGGCACCCGCGCCAACGACACGGCGGAGGCGGCCTGCTACGCCACGGTCTTCGGCGCGCAGTCGGAGGCGGTCGTGTTCGCCACCAAGCCGGCCTTCGGCCACACCCTCGGCGCCACCGGCGCCCTGGAGGCGATCGCCCTGCTCCTCGCGCTGCGGCACGGCACCGTGCCCCCGCTCCCGCACACCCGCACAGTCATGCCCGAACTGACCCTGCCGCTGGCCACGGACGGGCCCCGAAAGTTCACCGGCTCCCTCGGCATCAGCCTCACCCTCGGCTTCGGCGGCTTCAACACCTGCCTGCTGCTGTCGGCCGGCGAGCGCCGGACCGTGACAGGGGGTACCGCGTGA
- a CDS encoding pyridoxal phosphate-dependent aminotransferase translates to MTPPAGQPASAVGTPAAGGGEAGPTPGRAAPGAVPVESAAEDVAAAGHGAPTAGEAAPAVGKAFNASVPGADDLIRLHLSESPHGASRAAIRAAESELARVNVYPDPERQELVRALAAHWGVGPDHIAVANGSDELVLATALTLGDRGLPGLVTDGTFPGYRTCLELIGRGCTAVPPAGTAVDAAGFAERLPAHGIGYLCNPHNPSGAALTRHELAALVDVSGRSGVPLVFDEAYMEFADPDLPCARDLLEADAPVVALRTFSKAYGLAALRVGYAVGRPDLIAGLRATLRALPFSVNRLAQAAATAALADRDFVDGVRRSTAERRRWFVRELDRRGRAHLPSVTNFVAVAARDCARAQDRLAADFGILVRNAGLFGFPGYLRTSLGGKEDLTRFLDALDAIEECS, encoded by the coding sequence GTGACCCCGCCGGCGGGGCAGCCGGCCTCCGCCGTCGGCACGCCGGCCGCGGGCGGTGGGGAAGCGGGCCCGACGCCCGGGCGAGCGGCCCCCGGCGCCGTACCCGTGGAGTCCGCCGCTGAGGACGTGGCCGCCGCCGGGCACGGGGCCCCCACCGCAGGGGAAGCGGCTCCGGCCGTCGGCAAGGCGTTCAACGCGAGTGTTCCCGGCGCCGACGATCTGATCCGGCTGCACCTGAGCGAGAGCCCCCACGGCGCAAGCAGGGCGGCGATCCGGGCGGCCGAGAGTGAACTGGCGCGGGTCAACGTCTATCCGGATCCCGAGCGGCAGGAACTGGTGCGGGCGCTCGCCGCGCACTGGGGCGTCGGCCCGGACCACATCGCCGTCGCCAACGGCAGCGACGAACTCGTCCTGGCCACCGCCCTGACCCTCGGCGACCGCGGCCTTCCCGGCCTCGTCACCGACGGCACGTTCCCCGGCTACCGGACCTGTCTGGAACTCATCGGGCGCGGCTGCACCGCCGTACCGCCGGCCGGCACGGCCGTCGACGCCGCCGGGTTCGCCGAGCGGCTGCCCGCACACGGGATCGGCTATCTGTGCAACCCGCACAACCCCAGCGGCGCGGCCCTCACCCGGCACGAACTGGCCGCACTGGTCGACGTCTCCGGCCGCAGCGGGGTCCCGCTGGTGTTCGACGAGGCGTACATGGAGTTCGCCGACCCGGACCTCCCCTGCGCCCGCGACCTGCTGGAGGCGGACGCGCCGGTCGTCGCGCTGCGCACCTTCTCCAAGGCCTACGGCCTGGCCGCGCTGCGTGTCGGCTACGCCGTCGGACGGCCCGACCTGATCGCCGGGCTGCGGGCGACCCTGCGCGCCCTGCCCTTCAGCGTGAACCGGCTCGCGCAGGCGGCCGCGACCGCCGCCCTCGCCGACCGGGACTTCGTCGACGGGGTACGCCGGTCCACCGCCGAGCGGCGGCGCTGGTTCGTCCGCGAGCTGGACCGCCGGGGGCGCGCGCATCTGCCCTCCGTGACGAACTTCGTCGCCGTCGCGGCCCGGGACTGCGCCCGTGCACAGGATCGTCTCGCCGCGGATTTCGGCATTCTCGTTCGCAATGCGGGACTGTTCGGATTTCCCGGTTACCTCCGCACGTCGCTCGGCGGGAAAGAGGACCTGACGCGGTTCCTCGACGCCCTCGACGCGATCGAGGAATGCTCCTGA
- a CDS encoding cupin domain-containing protein, which produces MTTERCPADPEIVEGLPIPLAVAGHHQPAPFYLTADMFGGLPVQLAGGELSTLVGKPVAAPHTHPVDELYLLVSPNKGGARIEVQLDGRRHELLSPAVMRIPAGSEHCFLTLEAEVGSYCFGVLLGDRL; this is translated from the coding sequence GTGACGACCGAGCGATGTCCCGCCGACCCGGAGATCGTGGAGGGTCTGCCCATTCCCCTCGCCGTGGCCGGGCATCACCAGCCCGCGCCCTTCTACCTCACCGCGGACATGTTCGGCGGCCTGCCCGTCCAGCTCGCCGGCGGTGAACTCAGCACCCTGGTCGGCAAGCCGGTCGCCGCGCCGCACACCCACCCGGTCGACGAGCTCTACCTGCTGGTCTCCCCGAACAAGGGCGGCGCCCGCATCGAGGTCCAACTCGACGGCAGACGTCATGAACTGCTCTCACCGGCCGTCATGCGGATCCCGGCCGGCAGCGAGCACTGCTTCCTGACCCTCGAGGCGGAGGTGGGCAGCTACTGCTTCGGCGTCCTCCTCGGGGACCGCCTGTGA
- a CDS encoding acyl carrier protein produces the protein MTVGSGETLDETLEATLKEILVEDLFLDVPTERIGDDDGLQDVLGLDSLGFVELRAQCEQRFGVAITDAEFTPLHFHSVRTVANLVRTLRTGAAGEHLAVPQ, from the coding sequence ATGACAGTCGGTTCGGGCGAGACACTGGACGAAACGCTGGAGGCGACCCTCAAGGAGATCCTCGTCGAGGACCTCTTCCTTGACGTGCCCACCGAACGCATCGGGGACGACGACGGCCTCCAGGACGTACTGGGCCTGGACTCCCTCGGCTTCGTGGAGCTGCGTGCCCAGTGCGAGCAGCGTTTCGGCGTGGCCATCACGGACGCCGAGTTCACCCCGCTCCACTTCCACTCGGTGCGCACGGTGGCCAATCTGGTGCGCACCCTGCGTACGGGCGCCGCCGGCGAGCACCTGGCGGTCCCGCAGTGA
- a CDS encoding class I adenylate-forming enzyme family protein — protein MTSQNTTPRNATSPGTTPPGITPPSAASSSATSRNTSSSRTTAPVLADPLLDPGVVGDFLDRVEDLSRSEDPGRPAGLPALVDRFTALPAPPGAVVVIALPNGIRALRFFFAVALAGHTPVLLSPSTPVSRVREVARELGACALVRAAIRADAYGVTDVTRAGGADVGLFTGRPYLHHGPGHVILMSSGTSGMATGCLHGIDALLRNARRHGRSLGQRAADTALVSLPVYYSYALVAQVLGGLVHGSRLVMAGPPFSVADYLATVAGRGVTLSSLTPSLVKSVVTAGGELPSPLRTLTVGGQALDPSYVSRLLKLNPELGLYITYGLTEAGPRVSTLAAHREPPHRHGSVGVPLDGVEVLTRPTDTGERELLVRSDTVYRRRVGEPAPSKRGDLIEPGLLATGDIGHVDDDGYVYVHGRSSDFAMVRGEKVSTATVRRAAESLPGVVRAATRIAVVDDDSAVLELDVFVDDAVPPSEAEMRRHLRSLLTRNELPVTVRIQPLRAGEHHK, from the coding sequence ATGACCTCGCAGAACACCACCCCACGGAACGCGACTTCACCGGGCACCACTCCACCGGGCATCACTCCACCGAGCGCGGCTTCGTCGAGCGCGACGTCGCGGAACACGTCGTCGTCGCGCACGACGGCGCCGGTCCTGGCCGATCCGCTTCTCGACCCCGGCGTCGTCGGCGACTTCCTGGACCGGGTCGAGGATCTGTCCCGTTCCGAGGATCCGGGCCGCCCGGCCGGACTGCCCGCCCTCGTCGACCGGTTCACGGCGCTGCCGGCCCCGCCCGGCGCCGTCGTCGTCATCGCGCTGCCGAACGGCATCCGGGCGCTGCGTTTCTTCTTCGCCGTCGCACTGGCCGGGCACACCCCCGTGCTGCTCTCCCCGTCCACCCCGGTCTCCCGGGTCCGCGAGGTGGCCCGCGAGCTGGGCGCCTGCGCACTGGTCCGGGCGGCGATCCGGGCGGACGCGTACGGCGTCACCGATGTCACCCGCGCCGGCGGCGCCGATGTCGGCCTCTTCACCGGCCGGCCGTATCTGCACCACGGGCCGGGCCACGTGATCCTGATGAGCTCCGGCACCTCCGGCATGGCCACCGGGTGTCTGCACGGCATCGACGCCCTGTTGCGCAACGCCCGCCGCCACGGCCGTTCCCTCGGCCAGCGCGCCGCCGACACCGCCCTGGTCAGCCTGCCCGTCTACTACTCCTACGCGCTGGTCGCCCAGGTCCTGGGCGGTCTGGTGCACGGCTCGCGGCTGGTCATGGCCGGACCGCCGTTCTCGGTGGCCGACTACCTGGCCACGGTCGCCGGCCGGGGGGTCACCCTCTCCTCGCTCACCCCGAGCCTGGTCAAGTCCGTCGTCACCGCGGGCGGCGAACTGCCCTCGCCGCTGCGCACGCTGACCGTGGGCGGTCAGGCGCTGGACCCGTCGTACGTCTCCCGCCTGCTGAAACTCAATCCCGAGCTGGGGTTGTACATCACCTACGGGCTGACCGAGGCCGGACCGCGGGTGTCCACCCTCGCCGCCCACCGGGAGCCTCCGCACCGGCACGGATCGGTGGGCGTGCCGCTGGACGGCGTCGAGGTGCTCACGCGGCCGACCGACACCGGGGAGCGCGAACTGCTCGTGCGCTCCGACACCGTCTACCGCAGGCGGGTCGGCGAGCCCGCGCCGTCCAAGCGCGGCGATCTGATCGAGCCGGGGCTGCTGGCCACCGGCGACATCGGGCACGTCGACGACGACGGGTACGTGTACGTGCACGGCCGCTCCTCGGACTTCGCGATGGTGCGCGGCGAGAAGGTGTCGACCGCGACGGTGCGCCGCGCCGCCGAGTCCCTGCCCGGGGTGGTCCGTGCCGCGACCAGGATCGCCGTCGTGGACGACGACTCCGCCGTCCTCGAGCTCGACGTCTTCGTCGACGACGCCGTACCGCCCTCCGAGGCGGAGATGCGACGGCATCTGCGGTCCCTGCTGACCCGTAACGAGCTGCCGGTGACGGTCCGGATCCAGCCGCTTCGCGCGGGCGAGCACCACAAGTGA
- a CDS encoding methyltransferase: MFRQDPLNTILALGSGFTPTAVRVTATLRLPDLVEQGHRTAAALAAETGTDEQSLGRVLHYVSLLGLFEETTDTASRQRTYELTDVGRVLLGDHPGNLRRWLDYEDPSRPMEARFEPAVGRLMDAVRTGLPVYEQAHGRPFWKDLEAHPDIEKSFNTGIARIADRLVPELARIYDWASVGHVVDVGGGNGSLLLKLLTEHPALRGTLLELPSVIDEAAGITAPVSDRCELVAGSFFEPMPAGGDVYLIANTLHNWSDRDAARILGRCSAALVPGGRVVVVERLLDSGKDPVMASYADLLMLVLLGGRERSMEDLRDLGAGVGLTLTDARKFELPGHWLVEYTKEETR; encoded by the coding sequence GTGTTCCGCCAAGACCCGTTGAACACGATCCTCGCCCTGGGCTCCGGGTTCACCCCCACCGCCGTGCGGGTGACCGCGACACTCCGCCTGCCCGACCTGGTCGAGCAGGGACACCGGACCGCGGCCGCCCTGGCCGCCGAGACCGGCACCGACGAGCAGTCCCTGGGCCGCGTCCTGCACTACGTCAGCCTCCTCGGCCTCTTCGAGGAGACCACCGACACCGCGTCGCGGCAGCGCACGTACGAGCTCACCGACGTGGGCCGGGTGCTGCTCGGCGACCACCCGGGCAATCTGCGCCGCTGGCTGGACTACGAGGACCCCAGCCGGCCCATGGAGGCCCGCTTCGAGCCGGCCGTCGGCCGGCTCATGGACGCCGTACGCACCGGTCTGCCGGTGTACGAGCAGGCGCACGGACGGCCCTTCTGGAAGGACCTGGAGGCGCACCCCGACATCGAGAAGTCCTTCAACACGGGCATCGCCCGGATCGCGGACCGGCTCGTGCCGGAACTGGCCCGTATCTACGACTGGGCGTCGGTGGGGCACGTCGTGGACGTCGGCGGCGGCAACGGCTCCCTGCTGCTGAAGCTGCTCACCGAGCACCCGGCGCTGCGCGGCACGCTGCTGGAGCTGCCGAGCGTGATCGACGAGGCCGCCGGGATCACCGCCCCGGTGTCCGACCGCTGCGAGCTGGTCGCGGGCAGCTTCTTCGAGCCGATGCCCGCCGGCGGCGACGTCTACCTGATCGCCAACACGCTGCACAACTGGAGCGACCGGGACGCCGCCCGCATCCTCGGCCGCTGCTCGGCGGCGCTCGTCCCCGGCGGGCGGGTCGTGGTCGTCGAGCGGCTGCTGGACAGCGGCAAGGACCCCGTGATGGCGAGCTACGCCGACCTGCTGATGCTGGTCCTGCTCGGCGGCCGCGAGCGCAGCATGGAGGACCTGCGCGACCTCGGCGCCGGTGTCGGGCTCACCCTCACGGACGCCAGGAAGTTCGAGTTGCCCGGCCACTGGCTGGTCGAGTACACCAAAGAGGAGACCCGGTGA
- a CDS encoding acyl carrier protein, with protein MTTPEQAMEDQVRAAWVEVLGHDDFDDDTPFLEAGGHSLKATQVLVRLRRRLGVRLPNRLFFDHPTVRELAVAVARIAATSPRV; from the coding sequence GTGACGACACCCGAGCAGGCCATGGAAGACCAGGTCAGAGCCGCGTGGGTCGAGGTGCTCGGGCATGACGACTTCGATGACGACACCCCCTTTCTCGAGGCGGGCGGTCACTCCCTGAAAGCCACGCAGGTGCTCGTCCGGCTCCGCCGGCGGCTCGGTGTCCGGCTGCCCAACCGGCTGTTCTTCGACCACCCCACCGTGCGCGAACTGGCGGTGGCGGTGGCCCGTATCGCCGCCACCTCGCCCCGCGTGTAA
- a CDS encoding ketopantoate reductase family protein, which translates to MRHAILGAGGVGLALGAALARAGHEVVLVMRESSRARYRGVIDVHSKLHGDLAVRARAVERLQEPVDVLWVTVKAPALDAAMARVAPRLTPDSVVPLLNGLDHPRTLRARFGPRQLVGSILIEAERTAPGRVIWNSLYAEVSLATTETGAGAGADAGHGADAQPGAGGRRLGRLAELLADAGLGCTPERDAASVLWRKLVLLLPLALATTAADGPLGIVRRRPELSALLRDAAREACAVAAADTVAVDDRNLLHTLDTLPGRTDTSLHRDVTAGVRPTELAALTEPVLRRARDHHVAVPALAELARRAAERERQAEVPAPHRSTYRKGETS; encoded by the coding sequence TTGAGGCATGCGATTCTGGGCGCCGGGGGAGTCGGGCTCGCCCTCGGAGCGGCGCTGGCCCGCGCGGGCCACGAGGTCGTGCTGGTGATGCGGGAGTCCTCACGAGCCCGCTACCGCGGCGTGATCGACGTGCACAGCAAGCTGCACGGCGACCTCGCCGTGCGGGCACGGGCGGTGGAGCGGCTCCAGGAGCCGGTCGACGTCCTGTGGGTGACGGTGAAGGCGCCCGCGCTGGACGCCGCGATGGCCCGGGTCGCCCCACGGCTGACCCCGGACTCGGTCGTCCCCCTGCTCAACGGACTCGACCATCCGCGAACGCTGCGGGCCAGGTTCGGGCCCCGCCAGCTCGTCGGCTCGATCCTGATCGAGGCGGAACGCACCGCACCCGGCCGGGTGATCTGGAACTCGCTGTACGCCGAGGTCAGCCTCGCGACCACGGAGACAGGCGCGGGCGCCGGGGCCGATGCGGGTCACGGGGCCGATGCGCAGCCCGGGGCCGGGGGCAGACGTCTCGGCCGGCTCGCCGAGCTCCTCGCCGACGCGGGTCTCGGCTGCACCCCGGAGCGCGACGCGGCGAGCGTCCTCTGGCGCAAGCTGGTCCTCCTGCTGCCGTTGGCGCTGGCCACCACCGCGGCCGACGGCCCCCTGGGCATCGTCCGCCGCCGGCCCGAGCTGTCCGCCCTGCTGCGCGACGCCGCCCGGGAAGCCTGTGCCGTCGCCGCGGCGGACACCGTCGCCGTCGACGACCGCAACCTGCTGCACACCCTGGACACCCTGCCCGGCCGGACCGACACCTCCCTGCACCGGGACGTCACCGCCGGGGTCCGGCCGACCGAACTCGCCGCGCTCACCGAGCCGGTGCTGCGCCGCGCCCGCGACCATCACGTGGCCGTGCCCGCGCTGGCCGAACTGGCGCGCAGGGCCGCCGAGCGGGAGCGGCAGGCGGAGGTTCCCGCGCCGCACCGATCCACCTACCGCAAGGGAGAAACGTCATGA
- a CDS encoding thioesterase II family protein, which yields MTGPEPLTLYCVPHAGGSARSFVRWRRELPAGLCARPLEIAGKGLRSREPRAATLRTAAADLALRVDPPGRYALLGHSMGGLLAYETALALQDLGRPAPEFVVVAAARPPHLLGTSPYGPLLALGDDALLDALAENGRIPREVRRSPMRHQFVPVIRGDLALLAGHRPDPEPRPLPSDLVVWYGGGDADTPPEVMAGWRHYTRRTHVGEAFAGGHFFLHERFEEVAARLLDLAAQQRADR from the coding sequence GTGACGGGCCCGGAACCGCTCACCCTGTACTGCGTGCCGCACGCCGGCGGTTCGGCGCGCAGCTTCGTGCGCTGGCGACGCGAGCTGCCGGCCGGTCTGTGCGCCCGGCCGCTGGAGATCGCGGGCAAGGGTCTGCGCTCCCGTGAGCCGCGGGCGGCGACCCTGCGGACGGCCGCCGCCGACCTCGCCCTCCGCGTGGATCCGCCCGGCCGGTACGCGCTCCTCGGGCACAGCATGGGCGGCCTGCTCGCCTACGAGACGGCTCTCGCCCTGCAGGACCTGGGCCGGCCCGCGCCCGAGTTCGTCGTGGTCGCCGCCGCCCGGCCGCCCCACCTTCTCGGAACCTCCCCCTACGGCCCCCTGCTCGCTCTGGGCGACGACGCCCTGCTCGACGCCCTCGCGGAGAACGGCCGGATCCCGAGGGAGGTACGCCGGTCACCGATGCGGCACCAGTTCGTGCCGGTCATCCGCGGCGACCTCGCGCTGCTCGCCGGCCACCGCCCCGACCCCGAGCCGCGGCCCCTGCCGAGCGACCTCGTCGTCTGGTACGGCGGCGGTGACGCGGACACCCCGCCCGAGGTGATGGCCGGCTGGCGGCACTACACCCGGCGCACGCACGTCGGCGAAGCCTTCGCCGGCGGCCACTTCTTCCTCCATGAACGCTTCGAGGAGGTCGCGGCCCGGCTGCTGGACCTGGCCGCGCAGCAGCGAGCGGACCGCTGA
- a CDS encoding SAM-dependent methyltransferase: protein MTAPLSRDSLQDLGESVFLPAEWQGAANTPLDADTAFNGFISTHVVFALEQLGLFAWFDEADRLDVPDYCWRRQLDESVFRHLVSAAEAFGYLEVRDDRVTPRPAWGELRRKIGFFTWGVGGYHDVFANAASIARGERAFGKDVLRDEGMVALGSAQADMALMRNLLDEQIAALDFAVIADLGSGISERVCRLVKSRPGARGLGLDISASATALAAGTVERHELADRVQPICADVLDVLFRGRRIEGADQVDVAMSFMFLHDLLVDPATRSDVIPALRKAFPRAHTFLLADTTVRPRGENDTLPVFSSGFELAHALMGVPVYTREEYENLFHEGGLHLRRTIPFGAPHTYLFVLEAQ, encoded by the coding sequence GTGACAGCTCCCCTTTCCCGTGACAGCCTCCAAGACTTAGGTGAAAGCGTTTTCCTTCCCGCCGAATGGCAGGGCGCCGCGAACACCCCGCTCGATGCCGACACCGCGTTCAACGGGTTCATCTCCACTCATGTCGTTTTCGCCCTGGAGCAGCTGGGACTGTTCGCCTGGTTCGACGAGGCCGACCGGCTCGACGTGCCCGATTACTGCTGGCGCCGGCAGTTGGACGAAAGCGTTTTCCGTCACCTGGTGTCGGCTGCCGAGGCCTTCGGGTATCTCGAGGTCCGCGACGACCGGGTGACGCCCAGGCCTGCCTGGGGTGAACTCCGCCGGAAAATAGGGTTCTTCACCTGGGGCGTGGGTGGATACCACGACGTTTTCGCCAATGCCGCGTCCATCGCGCGAGGGGAACGCGCCTTCGGCAAGGACGTGTTGCGTGACGAGGGCATGGTGGCGCTCGGTTCGGCCCAGGCCGACATGGCGCTGATGCGGAACCTGCTCGACGAGCAGATCGCCGCGCTCGACTTCGCCGTCATCGCCGACCTCGGCAGCGGGATCAGCGAGCGCGTGTGCCGCCTCGTCAAGTCCCGCCCCGGCGCCCGGGGTCTGGGCCTGGACATCAGCGCCTCGGCCACCGCGCTGGCGGCCGGCACCGTCGAGCGCCACGAACTGGCCGACCGGGTCCAGCCGATCTGCGCCGACGTTCTCGACGTCCTCTTCCGGGGCCGCCGCATCGAGGGCGCCGACCAGGTGGACGTGGCGATGAGCTTCATGTTCCTGCACGACCTGCTCGTCGACCCCGCCACCCGCTCGGACGTCATCCCGGCGCTGCGCAAGGCGTTCCCGCGCGCGCACACCTTCCTGCTCGCCGACACCACCGTCCGGCCGCGCGGCGAGAACGACACGCTGCCCGTCTTCTCCAGCGGCTTCGAGCTCGCCCACGCCCTGATGGGCGTCCCCGTCTACACGCGCGAGGAGTACGAGAACCTCTTCCACGAGGGCGGGCTGCACCTGCGCCGCACGATTCCCTTCGGCGCCCCGCACACCTACCTGTTCGTCCTGGAGGCCCAGTGA